The Mucilaginibacter yixingensis genome window below encodes:
- a CDS encoding SDR family NAD(P)-dependent oxidoreductase codes for MKKLENKVAIVTGASKGIGASIAKYFAAEGAKVVVNYASSKEGANKVVREITENGGVAIAVQADVSKEADVARLFEETKQAFGSLDILVNNAVAQGYAPIEQISVDSFHQSFNVNVLGPILTIQAALKLFGDRGGNIINISSGASKYPLPMASLYSSTKAALDAFTIALSKELGSKNVRINSVLPGATETEGATSAGVTKGSDYEKMFIANTPLGRRGQPADIAKAVVFLASDDAAWITGEQISVSGGMYGF; via the coding sequence GTGAAAAAATTAGAAAATAAAGTTGCGATAGTTACCGGCGCTTCAAAAGGAATAGGCGCATCTATCGCAAAATACTTTGCAGCAGAAGGCGCAAAGGTTGTCGTGAATTATGCCTCAAGTAAGGAAGGCGCAAACAAAGTAGTTAGGGAAATCACGGAAAACGGCGGCGTGGCCATTGCCGTACAGGCGGATGTGTCCAAAGAAGCTGATGTAGCCAGGTTGTTCGAAGAAACCAAGCAAGCTTTTGGCTCGCTGGATATCCTCGTCAACAACGCGGTTGCACAAGGATACGCACCGATTGAGCAAATTTCAGTTGATTCCTTTCATCAGAGTTTCAATGTTAACGTGTTAGGGCCAATACTGACCATCCAGGCCGCTTTGAAACTTTTCGGTGATAGAGGCGGCAATATTATAAATATCAGTTCAGGCGCAAGCAAATATCCGCTGCCGATGGCTTCGTTATACTCTTCAACGAAGGCAGCTCTGGATGCCTTTACTATCGCGCTGTCGAAAGAATTGGGTTCAAAAAACGTTCGTATCAATTCGGTTTTGCCGGGCGCAACCGAAACAGAGGGCGCAACCAGCGCAGGTGTGACCAAAGGCAGTGATTACGAGAAAATGTTTATTGCTAATACGCCGCTGGGACGCAGGGGGCAGCCGGCTGATATTGCCAAAGCGGTTGTATTCCTTGCTTCCGATGATGCAGCCTGGATCACCGGAGAGCAGATTTCCGTTTCGGGCGGGATGTACGGTTTTTAA
- a CDS encoding alpha/beta fold hydrolase produces the protein MKTAIIMMAMSVLGFTAQAKETTSKNAKTIVLVHGAWSDASSWDAVTPLLKAQGEEVINVNLAGHGKDTTSFAGITFQTYVDQVKAAIGTRTNVVLVGHSFAGLVISQVAEEEPAQVKELIFLAAALPHNGDSLLSLAKGDPASHIGKSLTIDQEHGAAIIAKDAVADIFAADAPQQVQEYIAANLKPEPLAPLATPVRLTEKNYGSIKKVYIHTVNDHAISYPAQQYMVKNSKVAKVYTLQSSHTPFISMPDKLAAILIAESK, from the coding sequence ATGAAAACAGCAATAATAATGATGGCAATGAGTGTATTAGGTTTTACTGCTCAAGCCAAAGAAACAACCAGCAAAAACGCTAAAACAATTGTACTTGTACACGGAGCATGGTCTGACGCATCTTCCTGGGATGCGGTAACACCACTGCTAAAAGCCCAGGGCGAAGAGGTGATCAACGTTAATCTTGCAGGCCACGGAAAAGATACCACCTCATTTGCCGGCATCACCTTTCAAACTTATGTTGATCAGGTAAAAGCAGCTATCGGCACCCGCACTAATGTGGTTTTGGTGGGCCATAGTTTTGCCGGACTGGTAATTAGCCAGGTTGCTGAAGAAGAACCCGCACAGGTTAAAGAACTGATCTTCCTGGCAGCAGCTTTGCCGCACAATGGCGACAGCCTTTTGTCGCTAGCCAAAGGCGACCCGGCATCTCATATCGGCAAATCCCTTACTATCGATCAGGAACATGGCGCAGCCATCATCGCAAAAGATGCTGTAGCCGATATCTTCGCCGCCGATGCACCACAGCAAGTTCAGGAATATATTGCCGCTAACCTAAAACCGGAACCGCTGGCACCACTGGCCACACCCGTACGCCTAACTGAGAAAAATTACGGCAGCATCAAAAAAGTTTATATCCATACCGTTAATGACCATGCCATCAGCTACCCGGCACAACAGTACATGGTAAAAAACAGCAAAGTGGCTAAAGTATATACCCTGCAAAGCAGCCATACCCCTTTCATTTCTATGCCAGATAAACTGGCTGCCATATTAATTGCCGAAAGCAAATAA
- a CDS encoding Crp/Fnr family transcriptional regulator, which produces MPAFDVFFDYVQNLSGITLSDDEKLVFMAHMKPKKLRKRQYFLQEGDICKYTGFVVKGSARMFSVDEKGHEHILKLSVENWWLADFESYYHLTPSRYNIEALEDLELLQVTNAQVEQFFTSIPAFTAMQEVIKQNYAIANQNRVQVAFGYTAEERYADLVSKYPHFLQRFPLNMIASYLGLSPETLSRIRKNTLKS; this is translated from the coding sequence ATGCCCGCTTTCGACGTGTTTTTTGATTATGTACAGAATTTATCCGGAATAACGCTCTCCGACGATGAAAAGCTGGTATTTATGGCTCATATGAAACCCAAAAAACTACGTAAGCGCCAATACTTCTTGCAGGAAGGGGATATATGTAAATATACCGGATTCGTTGTAAAAGGATCTGCCAGGATGTTCAGTGTAGACGAAAAGGGGCATGAACACATCCTGAAGTTAAGCGTAGAGAATTGGTGGCTGGCCGATTTTGAAAGTTACTACCATTTAACACCAAGCCGGTATAATATCGAAGCGTTGGAAGATCTTGAACTTTTGCAAGTTACCAATGCGCAGGTTGAACAGTTTTTCACCTCAATTCCGGCCTTTACAGCGATGCAGGAGGTTATCAAACAAAACTATGCTATCGCAAATCAAAACAGGGTACAGGTTGCGTTCGGATATACCGCAGAAGAACGGTACGCGGACCTTGTTAGTAAATACCCGCATTTTCTGCAGCGGTTCCCGCTGAATATGATCGCATCTTATCTTGGTTTATCCCCCGAAACCCTCAGTCGGATCAGAAAGAACACTTTGAAGTCTTGA
- a CDS encoding histidine-type phosphatase produces the protein MLHKKSLLFSAALLLAATAVNAQNCNSDWLGTKTLYKAPAYHPSVVPAGYKPVFINHVGRHGARHLTKEVNTSFAWQLLHRADSAKALTAAGQHLWKLVQNLTAVEKGQVKSISDEGRDELRGIGKRMYAHYPSVFTGKVELNVGYTKEIRTKQSADAFLQGLKAGFKDSADVKEYNDDTDLRFYDSSPTYTAFEDGGSWEKPMNTLRESLKIDVVNHTLAVKWFQPAFLKTLKPAQEDKLVGDVFGFATIVYSLQAEIKKAGYQWTDVNFAPLFTCAEQAALSKLDVADDYLKKAPGTDANGIQVRIAVPLLVNFINTTDEFIKTGKPNAQLRLAHAETIAPFAALLGMTGADKVAADMKNIEAAWKSSNVIPLSSNIQWIFYRKAGTTDLLVKFLLNEKEVHITGLKNASTYYHWKDVRAFYVNKLNKLNVGLGDDMAAYLKNVK, from the coding sequence ATGTTACATAAAAAAAGCCTATTGTTTTCTGCAGCGTTGTTGCTAGCTGCAACCGCAGTAAACGCCCAAAATTGCAACAGCGATTGGCTGGGCACCAAAACATTGTATAAGGCACCTGCCTATCATCCGTCTGTAGTTCCTGCAGGATACAAGCCGGTATTTATTAACCATGTCGGTCGCCACGGGGCGAGGCATTTAACCAAAGAGGTGAATACCTCATTTGCCTGGCAATTGCTGCACCGGGCCGATAGTGCCAAAGCCCTCACCGCTGCGGGGCAGCATTTATGGAAATTGGTGCAAAACCTTACCGCAGTTGAAAAAGGACAAGTAAAATCCATATCAGACGAAGGCCGTGATGAACTGCGGGGCATTGGCAAACGTATGTACGCGCACTATCCATCAGTGTTTACCGGCAAGGTAGAGTTGAATGTGGGTTATACCAAAGAAATCCGCACCAAACAAAGCGCTGACGCCTTTTTGCAAGGCCTGAAAGCTGGTTTTAAAGACAGTGCCGATGTGAAAGAATATAACGACGATACCGATCTGCGTTTCTATGACTCGTCGCCAACCTACACCGCGTTTGAAGACGGTGGCAGTTGGGAAAAGCCCATGAACACACTGCGCGAGTCATTAAAGATTGATGTCGTTAACCACACGCTGGCTGTTAAATGGTTCCAGCCTGCTTTCCTGAAAACGCTGAAGCCCGCACAGGAGGATAAGCTAGTAGGCGATGTTTTTGGCTTTGCCACCATTGTTTACTCATTGCAGGCTGAAATTAAAAAGGCGGGTTACCAGTGGACTGATGTTAATTTTGCGCCATTATTTACATGCGCCGAGCAAGCTGCTCTAAGTAAACTTGACGTTGCTGATGACTATCTGAAAAAAGCGCCAGGCACCGATGCTAACGGCATTCAGGTGCGCATTGCCGTGCCTTTGCTGGTTAACTTTATCAACACTACTGATGAATTTATTAAAACCGGCAAACCTAATGCCCAACTGCGCCTGGCCCATGCCGAGACCATAGCGCCATTTGCCGCCCTGTTGGGTATGACCGGCGCGGACAAGGTAGCTGCTGATATGAAAAACATCGAGGCCGCCTGGAAATCGTCAAACGTAATTCCGCTGAGCTCTAACATCCAGTGGATCTTTTATCGTAAAGCTGGCACTACCGATCTGTTAGTGAAGTTTTTATTAAACGAAAAGGAAGTACATATTACCGGACTGAAAAACGCATCGACGTACTATCATTGGAAAGATGTACGCGCTTTCTACGTCAATAAACTCAATAAACTGAATGTGGGTTTGGGAGATGATATGGCGGCGTATTTGAAAAATGTAAAGTAA
- a CDS encoding SDR family NAD(P)-dependent oxidoreductase, which translates to MEKLKNKIVVITGGNSGIGFGIAEAFKNEGASGAIVGRNQETLDRAAALLGDGFIAINADVTKVADLEKVFAATAEKFGKIDVVVANAGGGAVGTVETFGEADFDKAIDLNLKSVYFTVQKALPYMNDGGSIILIGSNAAHRAYPSFTLYGAAKAAVIYFAKGFSSDLLGRKIRANVITPGTTDTPAFDKFIPAEQIEAVKQHFASQMPVGRIGQPSDIGKTAVFLASNDSSFLLGAELLVDGGMTYLAK; encoded by the coding sequence ATGGAAAAATTGAAAAATAAAATTGTCGTGATTACCGGTGGTAATAGCGGCATCGGCTTTGGTATTGCTGAAGCATTTAAAAACGAAGGCGCTTCCGGCGCCATTGTCGGCAGAAACCAGGAAACTTTGGACCGTGCTGCGGCTCTGCTCGGCGATGGTTTTATCGCCATCAATGCCGATGTGACTAAGGTGGCCGATTTGGAAAAGGTTTTTGCGGCAACAGCTGAAAAATTTGGCAAAATAGATGTGGTAGTAGCCAATGCAGGTGGCGGAGCGGTAGGCACTGTAGAAACATTTGGCGAAGCCGATTTTGATAAGGCCATCGACCTGAACCTGAAAAGTGTTTATTTCACCGTTCAAAAAGCGCTGCCATACATGAATGATGGTGGTTCTATTATTTTGATCGGATCAAATGCCGCTCACCGCGCCTATCCGTCATTCACTCTATATGGCGCTGCCAAAGCAGCTGTTATCTATTTTGCAAAAGGATTTTCAAGCGACCTTTTAGGCAGAAAGATCAGGGCCAATGTAATTACACCAGGGACAACCGATACCCCGGCATTTGACAAGTTCATTCCTGCAGAACAAATTGAAGCAGTCAAACAGCATTTTGCCAGTCAAATGCCTGTAGGCCGGATCGGACAACCGTCCGACATCGGTAAAACTGCCGTTTTTCTGGCTTCAAACGATTCTTCATTCCTGCTTGGTGCCGAGCTGTTGGTTGATGGCGGTATGACTTATTTAGCTAAATAA
- the der gene encoding ribosome biogenesis GTPase Der yields MSNIVAIVGRPNVGKSTLYNRLTETRKAIVDDMSGVTRDRHYGVAEWIGRNFTVIDTGGYVHGSDDVFESAIREQVIIAIEEATALLFVVDVTTGITDLDDDIAQMLRRSKKPVFVVVNKVDNTSLNADASIFYSLGLGEIYNISSMTGSGTGELLDDVVKTFDEDVVEENTLPKYAIVGRPNVGKSSIINAFIGEQRNIVTPIAGTTRDSIHIHYNRYGHEFMLVDTAGLRKKTKVKENIEFYSVMRTIKALEEADVVILMIDAVEGIESQDINIFHLAEKNKKGIVIVVNKWDLIEKNTKTVKVFEEQIREKIAPFTDVPIIFTSVVEKQRILKVIETAEQVYNNRAKKIPTSKLNDVLLPVIEAMPPPSTKGKYVKIKYITQIKGVAPMFAFFCNLPQYIKEPYMRFLENKLRENFDFEGVPIQLFFRQK; encoded by the coding sequence ATGAGCAATATAGTAGCCATAGTAGGCCGCCCTAACGTGGGCAAATCAACCCTGTACAACCGCCTGACGGAAACCCGAAAGGCCATTGTAGACGACATGAGCGGCGTAACGCGCGACCGCCACTACGGCGTAGCCGAGTGGATTGGCCGTAACTTTACGGTGATTGACACCGGCGGCTATGTGCATGGCTCAGACGATGTTTTTGAGAGCGCCATCCGCGAGCAGGTAATCATTGCCATTGAAGAAGCCACTGCGCTGCTTTTTGTGGTGGATGTAACTACCGGCATTACCGACCTGGATGATGACATTGCCCAAATGCTACGTAGAAGCAAAAAACCGGTGTTTGTGGTGGTAAACAAGGTAGACAACACCTCGCTTAACGCCGATGCCAGCATTTTCTATAGCCTTGGCCTGGGCGAAATCTACAACATCTCATCGATGACCGGCAGCGGCACCGGCGAACTGCTGGACGACGTAGTAAAAACCTTTGACGAGGACGTGGTAGAAGAAAACACGCTACCTAAATACGCCATCGTTGGTCGCCCTAACGTAGGTAAATCATCCATCATCAACGCTTTTATTGGCGAGCAGCGTAACATTGTTACCCCTATTGCCGGCACCACACGCGATTCTATCCACATCCACTATAACCGCTATGGCCATGAGTTTATGCTGGTAGACACCGCCGGTTTGCGCAAAAAAACCAAGGTAAAAGAGAACATTGAGTTTTACTCAGTAATGCGTACCATCAAAGCGTTGGAAGAAGCCGACGTAGTGATTCTGATGATTGATGCCGTTGAAGGTATTGAATCGCAGGATATCAACATCTTCCACCTGGCCGAGAAGAACAAGAAAGGCATTGTGATTGTGGTGAACAAGTGGGATTTGATTGAGAAGAATACCAAAACCGTTAAAGTATTTGAAGAGCAGATCCGCGAAAAGATTGCGCCGTTTACCGATGTGCCTATCATCTTTACCTCGGTAGTAGAGAAACAGCGTATCCTGAAAGTAATTGAAACTGCTGAACAGGTTTATAACAACCGCGCTAAAAAGATCCCGACCTCAAAACTGAACGATGTGCTACTGCCTGTTATAGAGGCTATGCCGCCACCATCAACCAAAGGCAAATACGTAAAAATCAAATACATCACCCAGATTAAAGGTGTGGCACCAATGTTCGCCTTCTTCTGTAACCTGCCGCAGTATATCAAAGAGCCTTACATGCGTTTCTTAGAAAACAAACTGCGTGAGAACTTTGATTTTGAAGGTGTACCAATTCAGTTATTCTTCAGACAGAAGTAA
- a CDS encoding glycosyltransferase family protein has product MKILFAIQGTGNGHISRAREMVPLLQRYGEVDLLVSGTEAEVSLSQPLKYQFHGYSFVFGTKGGVDKWATYKLMDLRQLWKDMHSLPLKQYDLIVNDFEPVSAWACRLQNIPSVSLSHQCSFVSKKTPRPDRWNWAELIFKYYSPTTHHIGFHFDRYDDFIHTPVIRSGIREMATANKGHYTVYLPAYDDKTLIEHLGKTDVEWHVFSKRQKTPYREGNVHVNPISNEGFNDSLANCAGLLTGGGFEGPAEALYLGKKVMMIPMKGQYEQQCNALAANRLGVPVVYDIDDEFNPVLEQWINTDERVIVDFPDETAAIVEGMVKKYGRTRI; this is encoded by the coding sequence ATGAAAATATTATTCGCAATACAGGGCACGGGCAACGGACATATCAGTCGCGCACGCGAAATGGTGCCCCTGCTGCAGCGCTATGGCGAGGTTGATTTGCTGGTGAGCGGTACCGAGGCAGAGGTTTCATTGTCGCAGCCACTCAAGTACCAATTTCATGGTTACAGTTTTGTGTTTGGTACCAAAGGCGGGGTTGATAAATGGGCTACCTACAAACTGATGGACCTGCGCCAGCTTTGGAAGGACATGCATAGCCTGCCGCTAAAGCAGTATGATTTGATTGTGAACGACTTTGAGCCGGTTAGTGCCTGGGCTTGCAGGCTGCAAAATATTCCGTCGGTGTCGTTGAGTCATCAATGTTCATTTGTGTCTAAAAAAACGCCCCGACCTGACCGATGGAACTGGGCCGAACTGATCTTTAAATATTACTCGCCAACCACGCATCACATCGGCTTTCATTTTGACCGGTATGATGATTTTATCCATACCCCTGTCATCCGCAGCGGTATCCGCGAGATGGCGACGGCCAACAAAGGGCATTACACGGTTTACCTGCCCGCATATGACGATAAAACGCTGATAGAGCACTTGGGCAAAACCGATGTAGAATGGCACGTTTTCTCCAAACGACAGAAAACGCCTTATCGGGAAGGTAATGTGCATGTCAATCCCATCAGCAATGAAGGGTTCAATGATAGCCTGGCCAATTGCGCCGGGTTGCTGACAGGCGGCGGTTTTGAAGGTCCGGCCGAAGCGCTTTACCTGGGTAAAAAGGTAATGATGATCCCTATGAAAGGGCAGTACGAACAGCAGTGTAATGCCTTGGCCGCTAACAGACTGGGTGTGCCGGTGGTTTATGATATTGATGATGAATTTAACCCCGTATTAGAGCAGTGGATCAACACCGATGAACGGGTGATAGTTGATTTTCCGGATGAGACGGCGGCGATTGTGGAGGGGATGGTGAAGAAGTATGGTAGAACCAGGATTTAA
- a CDS encoding HAD-IB family phosphatase has product MEQYFIIDFDSTFTQVEALDELARISLKNRPDAEDVYRQIEEYTNASMEGRLSFSESLAARVRLLEADRDHLKQLISHLKKKVSTSFSRNSNFFKTHADNVLIVSGGFKEFITPVVTEYHIKKENIYANTFEFDEDGKIIGYDHDNPLSQEGGKVKLLREMNLQGEIFGIGDGYSDFQLKESGLIKRFFAFTENIARKSVIEKADHVTPSFDEFLYINKLPRAISYPKNRIKCLVVGDIGEEALSQMQKEGYNIRHREEIEDKYLQEAGVLFCDEAHQPTPEQLAAAGRLKVIGCFGRVQGRKLMDAACENGIIIFDDPRNNPRNLDFIPKRVMAFMNEGRTHMSCNFPDLQPPRVSNAHRLIHIHKNVPGILAKINEVFARHNINIVGEFLVTNPQIGYVITDVNTGYDTQVLDELKAIEHTIKFRLLY; this is encoded by the coding sequence ATGGAGCAATACTTTATTATTGACTTTGACAGTACGTTTACCCAAGTTGAGGCGCTTGACGAGCTGGCACGTATCTCATTAAAAAACCGCCCCGACGCCGAAGACGTTTACCGGCAGATTGAAGAATACACCAACGCCTCAATGGAAGGCCGTCTTTCGTTCTCAGAAAGTTTGGCTGCCCGCGTGCGTTTGCTGGAAGCTGATCGTGATCATCTTAAACAACTGATCAGTCACCTGAAGAAGAAAGTATCTACCTCGTTCTCACGCAACAGCAACTTCTTTAAGACCCATGCTGATAACGTGCTGATCGTTTCGGGTGGTTTTAAAGAGTTTATCACCCCGGTGGTAACCGAGTATCATATCAAAAAAGAAAACATCTACGCCAATACTTTTGAGTTTGATGAAGATGGCAAGATCATTGGATATGACCACGACAACCCCCTTTCGCAAGAAGGCGGCAAGGTAAAACTACTGCGTGAGATGAACCTGCAGGGCGAGATTTTTGGCATTGGCGATGGTTACTCAGATTTTCAACTGAAAGAATCGGGACTGATTAAACGTTTCTTTGCTTTTACGGAGAACATTGCCCGTAAATCTGTCATTGAAAAAGCCGACCACGTTACCCCGAGCTTTGACGAGTTTTTATATATCAACAAGCTGCCACGCGCTATCTCCTATCCTAAAAACCGCATTAAATGCCTGGTTGTTGGCGATATAGGCGAAGAAGCGCTATCGCAGATGCAGAAAGAGGGCTACAACATCCGCCACCGCGAGGAGATTGAAGATAAATACCTGCAAGAAGCCGGCGTGCTTTTCTGCGATGAAGCTCACCAACCTACGCCAGAGCAATTAGCTGCCGCCGGCAGACTGAAAGTGATTGGTTGTTTCGGTCGCGTACAGGGCCGTAAGCTCATGGATGCTGCTTGCGAGAATGGTATCATTATTTTTGATGATCCACGTAACAACCCACGTAACCTTGATTTTATTCCTAAACGTGTAATGGCGTTTATGAACGAGGGCAGAACCCACATGAGCTGCAACTTCCCAGATTTGCAGCCACCACGTGTTAGCAACGCCCACCGTTTGATTCACATTCACAAAAACGTACCGGGCATTCTGGCTAAGATCAACGAGGTATTTGCCCGCCACAACATCAACATTGTGGGCGAGTTCCTGGTAACCAATCCACAGATTGGTTATGTAATTACAGACGTAAATACTGGTTATGACACCCAGGTATTAGACGAACTGAAAGCGATTGAGCATACCATTAAGTTCAGGTTGCTCTACTAA
- the era gene encoding GTPase Era, with translation MAHKAGFVSIIGKPNAGKSTLMNALVGEKMSIITPKAQTTRHRILGIVNDENYQVVFSDTPGIIKPHYALHESMMSQVQGSIVDADLILLMTDVNEKHDEQDVVKRLQGSQAPVVVLINKIDQSDPEAVKQKVTYWEELLKPKAVFAISALKFPNTSHLLEYIVEQMPEHPPYYEKDALTDRNDRFFASEMIREQVFKQYKKEIPYSTEVVITAFKEDETIYRISAEIIVERESQKNILIGKNGEMLKIVGTYARREMENFFQKKIFLEMFVKVISDWRSKKNYLKKFGYED, from the coding sequence ATGGCTCATAAGGCAGGCTTCGTTAGTATCATCGGCAAACCAAATGCAGGTAAATCTACATTAATGAATGCTCTTGTGGGCGAAAAAATGTCTATCATCACCCCAAAGGCGCAAACCACCCGTCACCGCATTTTGGGCATTGTGAATGATGAGAACTACCAGGTTGTTTTCTCAGACACGCCCGGCATCATCAAACCGCACTATGCGCTGCATGAAAGCATGATGAGCCAGGTACAAGGCTCTATTGTTGATGCAGACCTGATTCTGCTGATGACAGACGTTAACGAGAAACACGACGAGCAAGACGTGGTGAAACGCCTGCAAGGCTCGCAAGCACCGGTGGTAGTGCTGATCAATAAAATAGATCAGAGTGATCCGGAAGCAGTAAAACAAAAAGTAACTTATTGGGAAGAGCTGCTGAAGCCGAAGGCGGTATTTGCTATCTCGGCCCTGAAATTCCCTAACACCTCTCACCTGCTGGAGTACATCGTTGAGCAAATGCCGGAGCATCCGCCTTATTATGAGAAAGATGCACTGACCGACAGGAACGACCGTTTCTTTGCTTCTGAGATGATTCGCGAGCAGGTGTTTAAGCAGTACAAAAAAGAAATCCCTTACAGCACCGAGGTAGTGATCACCGCTTTTAAAGAGGATGAGACCATTTACCGCATCAGTGCCGAAATTATAGTTGAGCGCGAATCGCAGAAAAACATCCTGATTGGCAAGAACGGCGAGATGCTGAAAATAGTAGGCACCTATGCCCGTCGCGAAATGGAGAATTTTTTCCAGAAAAAGATTTTTCTCGAGATGTTTGTTAAAGTAATATCCGACTGGCGCAGCAAGAAAAACTATCTGAAAAAATTCGGGTACGAAGATTAA
- a CDS encoding OsmC family protein — protein MKRIAKAHWNGTLQEGKGEISTQSTVLNQTQYSFKTRFADGIGTNPEELIAAAHAGCFSMALSATLAHHNITAGDIFTTATVDLDMQALSITGIHLDLQASVIEGVDEAIFTEIAEGAKAHCIISKALNVPITLSVIYA, from the coding sequence ATGAAACGTATAGCAAAAGCACATTGGAACGGCACCTTACAAGAAGGTAAAGGAGAAATTAGCACACAAAGCACCGTGCTTAATCAAACACAATACTCATTTAAAACCCGCTTTGCTGATGGCATTGGCACTAACCCGGAAGAACTAATTGCGGCCGCACACGCTGGTTGCTTTTCAATGGCCCTTAGCGCAACATTAGCACATCATAACATCACCGCCGGCGATATTTTTACTACAGCAACTGTAGATCTTGATATGCAGGCATTAAGCATAACAGGTATTCACCTGGACTTACAAGCCAGTGTAATTGAAGGTGTAGATGAAGCAATATTTACCGAAATTGCTGAAGGCGCAAAGGCACATTGCATTATCTCAAAAGCATTGAATGTGCCAATTACATTAAGCGTTATTTACGCTTAA